In the genome of Rhinopithecus roxellana isolate Shanxi Qingling chromosome 14, ASM756505v1, whole genome shotgun sequence, the window TAGAAGTTCCTGATGAAACAGCTTCCAGCTAAGGAGCTGATTGAGGACTAGGGAGTAGGGGCAGGTGAGGCACTGGGATTTGCATGTGGGCAGTGTGGGGGAGCAGAAGGCTGTGGCTGGGCATCCTTAGCCTTCCCTAAATTCCCTCCATCCTTGTTATACCCCCACCCTTTGTACAGTGAAGGGGGCAGAAGAACATTTGAACGGATAAGGGGGACAGTATTTGGGGCTGAGGACCATGGTGAGGAGAGGGTGGCCCAGGGAGGCAGGTGAGGAGTGGGGGGGTCCACCACCAGGCTAGACTTGGGTGTGCTCTTTTTCAGAAGGCAGCGGGGGGCCCCAAGGAAGGGTTTTGAGGCGTGATGGTCGTTGGTGGCTGTGGGAGGATGGACTGGAGGGAGATGGGGGCTCCTGCCCAGTCCCGCAGGGCTGAGCCCCTGGACTTAGGGCCTGGAGGCCCCGAAGGGAGCGGCGGGTGGGAGGGGCTGCGGAGGCCGCAATCGTGGGCCCTGGGACGGAAGAAGagggctggagcctgggaggatGAACCCCACCGGCGCATGTCGACTTCAAGGGGCTAGTGGGCCGTCCCTGTCTTTGGAGGTGGGTCTGAATGTGGGGCAGGAGGAGCTGGAGGTCGCAGGGACACTGTGACACGGGGTTATGCTAAACTTAGCACGCTGGAGGGCGGAAACCTCATGTGAGCCCCAGGTCGCTCGGGCTCCTCCTCTGCGGCTCTCTAAGGcgcggttttctcatctgtaaaatgggttcgCGAGATAACGCTGCTTGTGAAGGCATCGCCTGCGACAGCCGCGTACTTCGCCGGTGCGGGAgggggcgccgcccgggctgcaGGGACTGCACTGCCCCCTGGCGGCGTTCCGGGTCGGACAGGCGGGGCGTAGTGGGGCTGGGACAGCCGTCCGTCAGTCCACCGGCTCCCGCGCCGCGTCTGTGTCAGTCGCTCGGAGGGTGGACGCCGGGGTCTCGCGGGCCGCACGCCGATGGTAGGTGCGCAGGCGCCGGCGTGAGCTAGGGCGCGGCGGCTGGGCCGGGGCTTGGTGCGGGCAGGGTCGTCCTAGAGCGGGAAGGGTCCGAGGGCTCCGTCGGGGCGCCCACCGTCCCCGCCACTGGGGAGCCTCGCAATTTCTCGGGTCATTTGTGTCTTCCGGCCCGGGGCGCCGCGGGGCTGCGGGCTTGCGACCCTTCCTCGAGGACCGGGGCGCCTCCCTCGAGGACCAGGGCGCCTCCCTTGAACCCGGGCTGATGCCTGCGAGTTCTCAACTGGTCCCCGAGGCTCTCGCGCTACTGTGCGGCTGGGGTGAGGGCGGGCGGGAGGAACGGTGTGGGGCTCAGTAGGGGAGAGGGAACCCCAGAACTGGCAGTGCCAAGGGCGTCAAATATGGAGACTGAACAGTTCAGatgacagaaaacagaaaaaagaatcaacTTGTGGATCAAGTATTTGTAGTGTTTAGCCTTGACACTCCCTCACTTGACCCTCATAGTGACTAGGTCCCCAGAGCAAAGGGGTGATCCCCGTGCCCTTCCGTATGCCAGGCAGGCCCTGTGTTAATGTCTTTCATGGATTAAACTCCCTGGATCCTCCTAATAGGGAAACAGCCTCAGAGAGGTTACCTCGCTGAATGTCACACAGCCTGGAACTGGGGATGCTGGATTCGAATCCAGGCAGTTGCTTCTAGAGCGCTTGCTCTTGAAGACCCTGCAATACCAGGcattgtgcccattttacagatgcccAAACGAGTGCCTCATCTAGCATCATTGCTTGAAAGGGGAGACACCCAAGATCTGTTATTTATTCAAAGGTTCCAATAGATCctgaaatttaaaatcaaaacccCACGTGTTTTTTTTTGATgtagaattttactttttgtttgtttgtttgttttgagacagggtatttctctgttgcccaggctggagtccagcggcatgatctcggctcactgcaacctgtgtctcctgggttcaaacgattctcccaccttaacctcccaagtagaattacaggcgtgtgctaccacacctggctagtttttgtattgttagtagagatggggtttcaccatattggccaggctggtgttgaactcctgacctcaagtgatccacccgcctcgacctcccaaagtattgggattacaggtgtgagccaccgtaccaaGCTTATTTTCACATCTCTGACTTGTGGATGGAAGAGTTTTTTCTCTCAGTGGTGCCTAAAATAATGGTCATCTTAGTGCTAATGTCACCTTTGGCTTGATGAGTTAGGACAGAGCCAGCATTCCCTGAATAACCTTTCTGGGCATCTCTCCCCTCTGTTCCACAGACTCCTCCCTGCCTCAATTGCTCGGTCCTCCCTGGAGACCTGTACCCAGGGGATGCAAGGAGCCCCATGGCTTGCAATGGCAGTGCGGCCAGGGGGCACTTTGACCCTGAGGACTTGAACCTGACTGATGAGGCACTGAGACTCAAGTACCTGGGGCCCCGGCAGACAGAGCTGTTCATGCCCATCTGTGCCACGTACCTGCTGATCTTCACAGTGGGCGCTGTGGGCAATGGGCTGACCTGTCTGGTCATCCTGCGCCACAAGGCCATGCGCACGCCCACCAACTACTACCTCTTCAGCCTGGCCGTGTCGGacctgctggtgctgctggtgggCCTGCCCCTGGAGCTCTATGAGATGTGGCACAACTACCCCTTCCTGCTGGGTGCTGGTGGCTGCTATTTCCGCACACTGCTGTTCGAGATGGTCTGCCTGGCCTCAGTGCTCAACGTCACTGCCCTGAGCGTGGAACGCTATGTGGCCGTGGTGCACCCACTCCAGGCCAGGTCCATGGTGACACAGGCCCACGTGCGCCGAGTGCTTGGGGCTGTCTGGGGTCTTGCCATCCTCTGCTCCCTGCCCAACACCAGCCTGCATGGCATCCAGCAGCTGTACGTGCCCTGCCGGGGCCCAGTGCCGGACTCAGATCTTTGCACGCTGGTCCGCCCACGGGCCCTCTACAACCTGGCAGTGCAGATCACTGCGCTGCTCTTCTTCTGCCTGCCCATGGCTATCATCAGCGTGCTCTACCTGCTCATTGGGCTGCGACTGCGGCGGGAGAGGCTACTGCTCATGCAGGAGGCTAAGGGCAGGGGCTTTGCAGCAGCCATGTCCAGAGACACCTACAGGCTCCAGCGGCGCGATCGGGGCCGGAGACAAGTGACCAAGATGCTGTGTAAGTGTCACAGCTGGGAACAGGGGCTGAACCAGGTACTGGGGCTCCTGGGGTCTGGGAGAAGGGGCTGAGTATCTGGGTTTACAGGGGGCGAGGAACTCCTCTAgtctcgtgtgtgtgtgcgtgtgcgtgtgcgtgtgtacatgtgtacatgtgtctgaGTTGCACTCCTGTGTACTCTTTTAGATTACCCTACTAGAATCTTACACCAAAAATACCTATTAATGACTAAATGTAAGACTGACTGTGTAATTTGTGGAGtccagtacaaaatgaaaattcaaggTCCCTTTTTC includes:
- the NMUR1 gene encoding neuromedin-U receptor 1 isoform X3, with translation MACNGSAARGHFDPEDLNLTDEALRLKYLGPRQTELFMPICATYLLIFTVGAVGNGLTCLVILRHKAMRTPTNYYLFSLAVSDLLVLLVGLPLELYEMWHNYPFLLGAGGCYFRTLLFEMVCLASVLNVTALSVERYVAVVHPLQARSMVTQAHVRRVLGAVWGLAILCSLPNTSLHGIQQLYVPCRGPVPDSDLCTLVRPRALYNLAVQITALLFFCLPMAIISVLYLLIGLRLRRERLLLMQEAKGRGFAAAMSRDTYRLQRRDRGRRQVTKMLFVLVVVFGICWAPFHADRVMWSIVSQWTDSLHLAFQHVHVISGIFFYLGSAANPVLYSLMSSRFRETFQEALCLGAHCHRLRPRHSSHSLSRVTTGSTLCDVGSPGSRVHPLARDDGPEEQQETDPS
- the NMUR1 gene encoding neuromedin-U receptor 1 isoform X1, producing the protein MTPPCLNCSVLPGDLYPGDARSPMACNGSAARGHFDPEDLNLTDEALRLKYLGPRQTELFMPICATYLLIFTVGAVGNGLTCLVILRHKAMRTPTNYYLFSLAVSDLLVLLVGLPLELYEMWHNYPFLLGAGGCYFRTLLFEMVCLASVLNVTALSVERYVAVVHPLQARSMVTQAHVRRVLGAVWGLAILCSLPNTSLHGIQQLYVPCRGPVPDSDLCTLVRPRALYNLAVQITALLFFCLPMAIISVLYLLIGLRLRRERLLLMQEAKGRGFAAAMSRDTYRLQRRDRGRRQVTKMLFVLVVVFGICWAPFHADRVMWSIVSQWTDSLHLAFQHVHVISGIFFYLGSAANPVLYSLMSSRFRETFQEALCLGAHCHRLRPRHSSHSLSRVTTGSTLCDVGSPGSRVHPLARDDGPEEQQETDPS
- the NMUR1 gene encoding neuromedin-U receptor 1 isoform X2, which translates into the protein MTPPCLNCSVLPGDLYPGDARSPMACNGSAARGHFDPEDLNLTDEALRLKYLGPRQTELFMPICATYLLIFTVGAVGNGLTCLVILRHKAMRTPTNYYLFSLAVSDLLVLLVGLPLELYEMWHNYPFLLGAGGCYFRTLLFEMVCLASVLNVTALSVERYVAVVHPLQARSMVTQAHVRRVLGAVWGLAILCSLPNTSLHGIQQLYVPCRGPVPDSDLCTLVRPRALYNLAVQITALLFFCLPMAIISVLYLLIGLRLRRERLLLMQEAKGRGFAAAMSRDTYRLQRRDRGRRQVTKMLCKCHSWEQGLNQLSWLWCLASAGPRSTPTASCGASCHSGQTACTWPFSMCMSSPASSSTSARRPTPCSTASCPAASERPSRRPCASGPTATASDPATAPTASAG